A region of the Ranitomeya imitator isolate aRanImi1 chromosome 5, aRanImi1.pri, whole genome shotgun sequence genome:
TATAGATCCAGACATGCCGTCTACTGCCTGTATAGATCCAGACATGCCGTCTACTGCCTGTATAGATCCAGACATGCCGTCTACTGCCTGTATAGATCCAGACATGCCGTCTACTGCCTGTATAGATCCAGACATGCCGTCTACTGCCTGTATAGATCCAGACATGCCGTCTACTGCCTGTATAGATCCAGACATGCCGTCTACTGCCTGTATAGATCCAGACATGCCGTCTACTGCCTGTATAGATCCAGTCATGCCGTCTACTGCCTGTATAGATCCAGACATGCCGTCTACTGCCTGTATAGATCCAGACATGCCGTCTACTGCCTGTATAGATCCAGACATGCCGTCTACTGCCTGTATAGATCCAGACATGCCGTCTACTGTCTGAATAGATCCAGACATGCTGTCTACTGCCTGAAGTTCTGTCATGATGTGCCACGCATGCACTGCTCTCTATGGTCACTATATTTTTGTCATGGTCATGTAAGCTTATTTATCTGAATATGAACATAGCTCTACCCCTGTTATAACCTCCTGAAATATGGGACAGGACAAAAGATAGAAGGCGGCAATGTTGTGGGCTTCCAGACCAAATGAAGAGACTCCCCTGGTCACGTAGTGCGTAAAGAAGGTGGTCTTGTGGGAATAAAAAGTTTGCACAATataatttaattattaaaaaaaaaaaaaaaaaaaaaaaaaaaggtacagtcAATCAGAAATAAAAGTTGTCGAAAAATTAAGGACCTGAAGGTTTTGCAGCAAGATGTAAAGAATGCTAATGTTAAGGGTACACGTGTAACTGCCTACTTATCTATGTAGCAACCATAGGGTACCATAGAGGTGCAGCATGGTATCTGTAAAGTGCTTGGTCACAACAAGGAGCCCTGGGTCATCTCATTAAGAGGTCTGGGCAATGTGGAACTAATGGCCCGGAGTGTAAACTAAAACATATTTGGCCACCGTATGAACCCCTCGTCCCCTAAATCCTAGGATGCACTCTAACAGGCGGCCAAAGGGTCAACGCTATTTTGATAAGGTAGATAAGTGGTTGCACATATGGTTTGTAAAAATACGATAACAtggtaaaatacaaaacaaaatactgtatacaattTATATGTTgtgtaaataaaaatatatttctgAAATGCTTATAAGCAACATTTTAATTTTCCAACACCTAAAAACGGAACTTGGCTGACTGACGTATTCAACATTTTAGCTCACCCAAAATAGTGAGCCGTATGATCCAGAATGAAAAGTGATCATTAAATTTCCAAGGCAACTGGTACAGTTGTAGGATCATTCAAATCTTGAAATCCATTAGGCTCCACCAGGAGAGGGTTAAGGAACGAGTGTTGTCACATTTTTTGGGAAAGCAGCATTGTAACACACACTTCATGAATGCAGCTCCGAAGATTCTGCACAAATCTGCAGGAAGCGGCCCAGCTAATGTTCCATGGTCCCATTCCCAATACAGACCTCTCACCAGCTGCTGCTGCTCCAGACTGTAGATGCCTAATCCGGGAACAGGACCAAGTGGGTTCAGCCGTCGTCAGATTCAAACCCTTGGGATGTCTCTTCGGAGGAGCCGTCTTTGTGGATTCGCCCGTCACTTTTCATACTTTGGAAGGTTTTTTTGAAAGCCACCATCATAGCATGTGCCAGCTTTTTGGCTTCGATCTTGCTCTCACACTCTACTGCATGGCAATCCATCTGGAAGGTCAGGTCGTCATTGATTTCCCTGTAGACCCAGGCAAAGATGTTGGGGCTTACATTATGATCTGCGGTGCAATAGGCAATCCTTGCCACCTGGAAGGTGTCCATATGCACAGTAGCTTCGCCCTTGAGATCTTGGTGGTGTAGCCGTACCTGGAAGGGACGGATTTCAAGGATGGCATTGGAAGGAAACATATCTGCGCGAGCCAAAGTGTGCTTTTTCCACAATTCAATCACGGGTTGTTCTGTACATCCAGATGAAAACTGAACTCCCGTTGCAGATATTTTTCCCAGATACGTCACCTGAAACAGACATAAGCAGATATTTTTAATATCTAGATGATAGCTGAACAGATCAGCAATTACATAAAAGGAAAAGTCCATTCTTATATCAATGTCACCAGGGATAACAAATAGACCCTCATTCGGATACATGTAATATGCATGATATCTTTATGGTCTATGGAGGATTTACGATTTAGTTTCTGGAAGGTGATGCAATATCCCAGAGATGTATCTAGTGGGAAGGCAGGAGAGGTATGTGCCCCAGGCGCAGCAGGAAGAGGGGCATTGTTGGGCCGCTAGATGGGGTTCAAGCTGACAACCGGCTCAGAGAAGGTGCAGCGTGGTGGCTCCCAGCTATCGATTGTACTCCCATCTTTTAGACACGAGTACAATAGAAGCCCTGACCAACAGATTAGGGCGACGTCAGTAGCTGATgccgcagcggtgacatcactgaggtgaCCAGAGCTCATTGTCTATGAACTCCGCTCACTTTTCTAATGACTCCACGAGGCACTGATGCTGCGCTAGTGatgcgctgctcagtgtctctgttgGCTGCCAGCCTGGACGATCACATCATGCCAGCGTTCAGCCTGGCAAATAGAGGAGGACGGAGACTCGTCCA
Encoded here:
- the PID1 gene encoding PTB-containing, cubilin and LRP1-interacting protein — translated: MWQPASERLQHFQTMIKSKLNVLTLRKEPLPAVIFHEPEAIELCTTTPLMKPRPQAGCKVTYLGKISATGVQFSSGCTEQPVIELWKKHTLARADMFPSNAILEIRPFQVRLHHQDLKGEATVHMDTFQVARIAYCTADHNVSPNIFAWVYREINDDLTFQMDCHAVECESKIEAKKLAHAMMVAFKKTFQSMKSDGRIHKDGSSEETSQGFESDDG